From one Caldithrix abyssi DSM 13497 genomic stretch:
- a CDS encoding NCS2 family permease — protein MLQRLFCVEGERFELRNEIIGGITTFLASMYIIVVNPAILSKSGMPFSGVLTATVLVSAFSSIAMGIYAKNPILIAPGMGLNAFFTYSVALAMDVSWQTALGAVFWSGVIFVLLSVFNIRTYIVRAIPRQLRFALAGGIGLFISLIGLENARFIVSSPATILTIGDLNSVTLTFVIGLLFTAVLVARRVHGALVMGIIFTTLLAWPIGRFWGDATALFGQPTLVELKGFMSRPDFSLIFSLDLYGSLKLAFLPVIFAFLFTDLFDSLSTFIGVAEAGRLLDENGEPRNIKQSLIVDAFATLISGILGTSSGTSYIESAAGIEEGGRTGLTAVVAGLLFLPFMFFSPLLSIVPAIATAPALVLVGVFMMQPVAKINWFKYDDAIPAFLSFILIPLTYSITQGIIWGFLSWTAIKLLTGKKQEVSPTLLAIDLFAILALILK, from the coding sequence ATGTTGCAGAGATTGTTCTGCGTTGAGGGAGAGCGCTTTGAGCTCAGGAATGAAATCATCGGAGGAATCACCACTTTTTTGGCTTCCATGTACATTATTGTTGTGAATCCAGCCATTTTAAGTAAAAGCGGCATGCCCTTTAGCGGCGTTTTAACAGCCACGGTGCTGGTCAGCGCCTTCAGCAGCATTGCCATGGGCATTTACGCTAAAAACCCGATTTTAATCGCCCCGGGCATGGGGTTAAACGCTTTTTTTACCTATTCGGTGGCGCTGGCGATGGATGTTAGCTGGCAAACGGCTCTGGGCGCGGTGTTCTGGTCAGGAGTGATATTTGTTTTACTCTCTGTTTTCAATATCAGAACTTACATTGTCAGGGCCATTCCGCGGCAATTACGTTTTGCGCTGGCCGGGGGCATCGGATTGTTTATCAGCTTAATCGGTCTGGAAAACGCCCGATTTATTGTTTCCAGTCCGGCGACTATTTTAACCATAGGCGATTTAAACAGCGTTACGTTGACCTTTGTAATCGGCTTGCTTTTTACGGCCGTGCTGGTGGCCAGGAGGGTGCATGGCGCCCTGGTCATGGGCATTATTTTTACCACTTTGCTGGCCTGGCCTATCGGGAGATTTTGGGGCGACGCCACGGCTTTGTTTGGTCAGCCTACCCTGGTCGAGTTAAAAGGTTTTATGTCCCGTCCCGATTTTTCGTTGATCTTTAGTCTGGATTTATATGGTTCGCTGAAGCTGGCCTTTTTGCCGGTTATTTTCGCCTTTTTGTTTACCGATCTATTCGACAGCTTATCCACATTTATTGGCGTGGCCGAAGCCGGACGTCTTTTAGATGAAAACGGAGAACCGCGCAATATCAAACAATCGCTGATTGTCGATGCCTTTGCCACCTTAATTTCCGGCATTTTGGGCACAAGCTCGGGAACCAGTTACATTGAATCGGCAGCGGGTATTGAAGAAGGCGGGCGGACGGGATTAACCGCCGTGGTGGCGGGGTTGCTGTTTTTGCCCTTTATGTTTTTTTCGCCGCTGCTCTCCATTGTGCCGGCCATTGCCACGGCTCCGGCGCTGGTGCTGGTGGGCGTTTTTATGATGCAGCCGGTGGCAAAAATCAACTGGTTTAAATATGATGATGCCATCCCGGCCTTTCTGAGTTTTATTCTAATTCCGTTGACCTATTCCATTACGCAGGGCATTATCTGGGGATTCTTAAGCTGGACGGCCATCAAGTTGTTGACCGGTAAAAAGCAAGAGGTAAGCCCGACCTTGCTGGCGATCGATCTGTTTGCCATTCTGGCGCTCATTCTCAAATAG
- a CDS encoding Uma2 family endonuclease — translation MTVKETAPRYALKKKVFTYQDYLNLPADDSHYQLIRGELVMTPAPKIVHQRVKHALISPVSAQRSGEVFGAPCDVYLDEYNVLHPIYSSLPKKIKK, via the coding sequence ATGACAGTCAAAGAAACAGCGCCCAGATATGCATTGAAAAAGAAGGTGTTTACCTATCAGGATTATCTAAACCTGCCTGCTGACGACTCCCACTATCAGTTGATTAGAGGAGAGTTGGTTATGACGCCAGCTCCTAAAATTGTCCATCAAAGAGTAAAGCACGCCTTGATTTCACCTGTGTCAGCCCAACGTTCTGGCGAAGTGTTTGGCGCCCCCTGTGACGTTTACCTCGACGAATACAATGTGTTACACCCGATATACTCTTCATTGCCAAAGAAAATCAAAAAATAA
- a CDS encoding Uma2 family endonuclease, whose translation MQCVTPDILFIAKENQKIITEDNIKGAPDLIIEILSPSSAYYDLVGKKELYEQFGVKEYWIVDPKKLRTERQRNIVSTIIKDLQINLGTIFSQV comes from the coding sequence ATACAATGTGTTACACCCGATATACTCTTCATTGCCAAAGAAAATCAAAAAATAATCACAGAAGACAACATTAAAGGCGCGCCGGATTTAATTATAGAAATTTTATCGCCTTCCAGCGCCTATTACGATCTGGTGGGAAAAAAGGAGTTGTACGAACAATTCGGGGTAAAAGAGTACTGGATTGTCGACCCCAAAAAACTGCGCACAGAACGACAGAGGAACATTGTCTCCACAATCATAAAAGATCTGCAGATAAACTTAGGAACCATCTTCTCTCAGGTCTGA
- a CDS encoding aspartate:alanine exchanger family transporter: MEVSAYLHSHAVFLLILIIVFGFLLGRIRLFNFSLETSGILFVAMAFGHFGFRLPGEFQTLGLILFIYAIGLQAGPSIFNISRKQGFQLNLIVLVLISSGAILTLILAKLLDVNTALAVGLFTGALTSTPGLAAAQEATGSTLTSTGYGLAYSFGVIGVILFIKLMPVIFRSSIKEEDQKITQEEQKQKKPILRKEVVITNQALEGKTLADLHFFQTTGTVISRISQKGKIVIPGPDTELHVGDVVRIIGEEAQIKAVIPFLGKESEQPLPDVSRFESRKFILTNRDIVGKTISELNLRQRFNANITRVRRGGLEFTAEPGLKLQWGDRVRVVGEADQMEQIRQLFGDEMRKIEYGDVFAITMGILIGVLIGLVPFSIGRIFSFSLGLTGGVLFAGLFLSNRGKVGPVIWQVPVPIITFMRDLGLTFFLAVVGTKAGAEVVQVVQTSGPKLILMGALITVLPMVLVSIWARKKYKLYLLDLMGIISGGMTSSPGLAAAASMTESQRPIILYATVYPFAMILMIIWAKIMALF, encoded by the coding sequence ATGGAAGTTTCAGCCTATTTACACAGTCACGCCGTTTTTTTATTGATTCTGATTATCGTTTTCGGATTTTTGTTGGGCAGAATTCGTCTTTTTAATTTCTCTCTGGAAACATCTGGCATTCTTTTTGTTGCCATGGCTTTTGGCCACTTCGGCTTCCGCCTGCCCGGGGAGTTTCAGACACTGGGATTGATATTGTTTATTTATGCCATTGGTTTGCAGGCCGGTCCTTCAATTTTCAACATTTCCAGAAAACAGGGCTTTCAACTCAATTTGATCGTACTCGTTCTCATCTCATCCGGGGCCATTTTAACACTTATTCTGGCAAAGCTTCTGGACGTGAACACGGCCCTGGCCGTCGGCCTGTTCACCGGCGCCCTGACCAGCACGCCCGGGCTGGCCGCCGCCCAGGAAGCAACCGGTTCCACCCTTACTTCTACCGGCTATGGCCTGGCTTACAGTTTTGGCGTGATTGGCGTCATCCTGTTCATTAAATTAATGCCCGTCATTTTTCGCAGCAGTATTAAAGAAGAAGATCAAAAGATAACACAGGAAGAACAAAAGCAGAAAAAACCCATTTTACGCAAAGAGGTGGTCATCACCAATCAGGCGCTGGAAGGCAAAACCTTAGCCGATCTACATTTCTTTCAGACAACTGGCACCGTCATCTCGCGCATTTCGCAAAAAGGAAAAATCGTCATTCCCGGGCCGGACACCGAATTACACGTGGGCGACGTGGTGCGCATCATAGGCGAGGAGGCGCAGATTAAAGCGGTTATTCCCTTTTTAGGTAAAGAGAGCGAACAGCCACTGCCTGATGTCAGCCGCTTTGAATCGCGCAAATTCATTTTAACCAATCGCGATATAGTGGGAAAGACCATCAGCGAATTAAATCTGCGCCAACGGTTTAACGCCAATATAACGCGCGTCCGACGCGGCGGTCTTGAATTTACCGCAGAGCCCGGACTGAAATTACAATGGGGCGATCGCGTTCGCGTGGTGGGCGAGGCAGACCAGATGGAGCAAATTCGCCAGTTGTTTGGCGACGAAATGAGAAAAATAGAATACGGCGATGTGTTTGCCATAACTATGGGCATTTTGATCGGCGTATTAATCGGGTTGGTTCCTTTTTCCATCGGCCGTATCTTTTCCTTTAGCCTGGGCCTTACCGGCGGGGTTTTGTTTGCCGGACTTTTCCTCAGCAACCGTGGCAAGGTGGGGCCGGTCATCTGGCAGGTGCCGGTGCCCATTATTACCTTCATGCGCGACCTGGGGCTAACATTTTTCCTGGCGGTGGTGGGCACTAAGGCCGGCGCAGAAGTGGTGCAGGTAGTTCAGACCTCCGGCCCCAAACTCATTTTAATGGGCGCCCTGATTACCGTGTTGCCCATGGTTTTAGTTTCTATCTGGGCGCGAAAAAAATACAAACTGTACTTACTCGACCTGATGGGCATCATCAGCGGTGGGATGACCTCCAGCCCCGGCCTGGCCGCGGCCGCAAGCATGACCGAATCGCAGCGACCGATCATTCTGTACGCAACGGTTTATCCCTTTGCCATGATTTTGATGATTATCTGGGCTAAAATCATGGCCCTGTTTTAA
- a CDS encoding TlpA family protein disulfide reductase → MFWCSIVLAAAPDTLLIKTEKHKGFGPFRHGVHPLKALEKDNPWYHAQPEIKGIPDSLENLLVAYEEVDFLQHAYQSFKNGKIPEERYQSLQKMSAFDAGMNFVSDKPLKVLIPVAAGFDSKGRLVVIADRNNNYDLSDDPAYVVPTKLPGQLYWGRYHDGLPFAIDYEYFDGSQIKKGTTWLYVDYDFSTYHLPDSALKKRPLQIATNFAEYRSGRFELNGSKYELVIYNSRPVYRGSTRLKIKKISKNDYRANYSNEIKVGEKIQIGDVFYRFEKVLRAGEYVKLVKVSEVEKDSGVEVGLQALPFSAAALDGKTIDLKALRGNYVLLNFWGTWCKPCVSEIPLLKEIYQTYSDKNFKFIGIANDERIKVKKFVEQHKILWPQIVQETSKEIINLYQVKSYPTTFLIDPEGKIIEKKIRTQRLKQKLKEIFAF, encoded by the coding sequence GTGTTTTGGTGTTCTATTGTTTTAGCCGCCGCGCCCGATACACTGCTGATAAAAACCGAAAAGCACAAAGGATTTGGCCCCTTCAGGCACGGCGTACATCCCTTAAAAGCATTGGAAAAGGATAACCCATGGTATCATGCGCAGCCTGAAATTAAAGGGATTCCTGACAGCCTTGAAAATTTATTGGTCGCCTATGAAGAGGTGGATTTTCTGCAACATGCCTATCAAAGTTTTAAAAACGGGAAAATACCAGAGGAGCGGTATCAATCTTTGCAAAAGATGAGTGCATTCGATGCGGGCATGAATTTTGTCTCGGACAAACCTTTAAAGGTATTGATTCCTGTGGCTGCTGGATTTGATAGTAAGGGGCGGCTAGTTGTCATTGCGGATAGAAATAACAATTATGATCTGAGCGATGATCCTGCCTACGTTGTTCCTACTAAACTGCCGGGACAGTTATACTGGGGAAGGTACCACGACGGCCTACCGTTTGCGATCGATTACGAGTATTTTGATGGTAGTCAGATAAAAAAGGGGACAACATGGCTATATGTGGATTATGATTTTTCGACCTATCATCTTCCCGATTCAGCGCTTAAAAAAAGGCCGCTGCAAATTGCGACAAACTTTGCTGAATACCGCTCAGGAAGATTTGAATTAAACGGCAGCAAATATGAGCTGGTCATTTATAATAGCCGCCCTGTTTATCGAGGCTCCACTCGTTTAAAAATTAAGAAGATTTCAAAAAATGATTACCGTGCGAACTATTCCAATGAAATTAAAGTCGGTGAAAAAATACAAATAGGCGATGTTTTCTACCGCTTTGAAAAGGTGTTAAGGGCGGGAGAATATGTTAAACTGGTCAAAGTCTCGGAGGTTGAAAAAGATTCTGGCGTTGAGGTAGGATTGCAGGCCCTACCTTTTTCGGCAGCAGCGCTGGATGGCAAAACAATCGATCTGAAAGCGCTGCGAGGAAACTATGTTTTGCTCAATTTCTGGGGAACGTGGTGCAAACCGTGTGTTTCTGAAATTCCATTATTAAAGGAAATTTATCAAACCTATTCCGATAAAAATTTTAAATTTATTGGCATTGCCAACGATGAACGAATAAAGGTAAAAAAATTTGTAGAACAGCATAAAATTCTCTGGCCGCAAATTGTGCAGGAAACGTCTAAAGAAATCATTAACCTGTATCAGGTAAAATCATATCCGACTACGTTTTTGATTGATCCTGAAGGCAAAATTATTGAAAAAAAAATCAGAACCCAAAGACTGAAACAAAAATTAAAAGAAATCTTCGCTTTTTAA
- a CDS encoding fumarate hydratase, with protein MELKEAFLELIRRAATDLPPDVEAVLQKAYEKEDDNTPAKNVFATILENVKLARKQSTPICQDTGSLVFYIDYPEGGQERTYREAIEWAAVEATNRQYLRPNAVDPISGKNSGNNLGINAPYIHFHQWQKDEVRVRLLLKGGGSENVGAQYKLPHPPLNAGRDLKGVRKVIIDAVKNAQGLGCAPGSIGVGIGGGRDTSYALSKEQFFRKMGERSPNPELAELETRLLEELNQLQIGPMGFGGKTTVLEVFIASQARHPATYYVSVSYNCWAYRRKTMTIKNGEVRYDD; from the coding sequence ATGGAATTAAAAGAAGCCTTTTTAGAACTTATACGCCGGGCTGCGACAGATCTGCCGCCCGATGTGGAAGCGGTTCTGCAAAAAGCCTACGAAAAAGAAGACGACAACACGCCTGCAAAGAATGTTTTTGCCACCATTCTGGAAAACGTTAAACTGGCCCGCAAACAGAGCACGCCCATCTGTCAGGACACGGGTTCCCTGGTATTTTACATCGACTATCCGGAAGGCGGACAGGAACGCACCTATCGCGAAGCCATTGAATGGGCGGCCGTGGAGGCAACCAATCGTCAATACCTGCGCCCCAATGCGGTTGACCCCATCAGCGGTAAAAATTCGGGCAATAATCTGGGTATTAATGCCCCCTACATTCACTTTCACCAGTGGCAAAAAGACGAAGTACGTGTTCGATTGCTGCTAAAGGGCGGCGGTAGCGAAAATGTAGGCGCGCAGTACAAACTGCCCCATCCTCCGCTGAACGCCGGCCGTGATTTGAAGGGCGTGCGCAAGGTAATCATCGACGCGGTTAAAAACGCTCAAGGACTCGGCTGTGCGCCCGGCTCTATTGGCGTCGGCATTGGTGGCGGACGTGACACCTCATATGCGCTTTCTAAAGAACAGTTTTTTAGAAAAATGGGAGAGCGCAGCCCAAACCCCGAATTGGCCGAACTGGAAACGCGCCTATTAGAAGAATTGAATCAACTACAAATTGGCCCTATGGGCTTTGGCGGCAAAACTACCGTGTTAGAAGTTTTCATCGCTTCGCAAGCCCGGCATCCGGCCACCTACTATGTTTCTGTTTCTTACAACTGCTGGGCCTATAGACGCAAAACCATGACCATCAAAAACGGCGAGGTGCGTTATGACGATTAA
- a CDS encoding FumA C-terminus/TtdB family hydratase beta subunit: protein MTIKLTTPISEEEIKKLKVGDTVLLSGVIVTARDQAHKLMVEEKPDFVRPYLKESVIYHCGPVVRKDEYGNWQFVSAGPTTSAREEPYQATVIGEYNVRGVIGKGGMGPKTAEGLQKYGAVYFHAVGGAGTLIANRVKKVINVFKLEEFGTPEAFWVIEVEDFPLVVTMDAHGNSIHKEILEKSSRIAEQLINQ, encoded by the coding sequence ATGACGATTAAATTAACAACTCCGATCTCAGAAGAAGAAATCAAAAAATTGAAAGTGGGCGACACGGTTCTGCTGTCGGGCGTCATCGTAACCGCCCGCGATCAGGCCCATAAATTAATGGTCGAAGAAAAACCCGATTTTGTGCGGCCTTATTTGAAAGAATCGGTCATTTATCATTGCGGGCCCGTGGTGCGTAAGGATGAATACGGGAACTGGCAGTTTGTCTCTGCAGGCCCCACCACCTCGGCGCGCGAAGAACCCTACCAGGCAACGGTAATTGGCGAGTACAACGTGCGCGGCGTCATCGGCAAAGGCGGCATGGGACCTAAAACGGCCGAAGGCCTTCAAAAATACGGCGCAGTTTACTTCCATGCTGTAGGCGGCGCCGGAACGCTAATCGCCAATCGCGTTAAAAAGGTCATCAACGTCTTCAAATTAGAAGAATTCGGCACGCCGGAGGCCTTCTGGGTAATTGAAGTGGAAGATTTTCCGCTGGTAGTCACCATGGATGCCCATGGTAACAGCATCCACAAGGAAATACTGGAAAAATCTTCCCGCATTGCCGAACAACTGATCAATCAATAA
- a CDS encoding metallophosphoesterase family protein — MKVGLISDTHGYLAPEVFSIFEGVELILHAGDIGNEQVIAELSAIAPVKAVYGNSDRFPLVSRYKRMNFFRLQKFYVCLTHIVSSPKTFAFQLFKMDKNVDVVIFGHTHRAEQARFKDILFVNPGSASQPRYGKAKSVAIMVVSNENIKVDFKYF; from the coding sequence TTGAAAGTCGGACTGATTTCAGATACGCACGGCTATCTGGCGCCGGAAGTTTTTTCCATTTTTGAAGGCGTGGAGCTCATCCTTCATGCCGGCGATATCGGTAATGAACAGGTCATTGCCGAGCTTTCGGCCATTGCGCCGGTTAAAGCCGTTTACGGCAACAGCGATCGTTTTCCGCTGGTTAGCCGCTATAAGCGCATGAATTTTTTCAGGCTGCAAAAATTCTACGTCTGCCTGACACACATCGTGAGTTCGCCAAAGACCTTTGCCTTTCAATTGTTTAAGATGGACAAAAATGTCGATGTGGTCATTTTCGGCCATACACACCGCGCAGAACAGGCGCGCTTTAAAGATATTTTGTTTGTCAATCCGGGCAGCGCCAGCCAGCCGCGTTACGGCAAGGCAAAATCCGTGGCCATCATGGTTGTTTCGAATGAAAATATTAAAGTAGATTTCAAATATTTTTAA
- the fumC gene encoding class II fumarate hydratase, which yields MRKEKDALGEVLVPEDKYYGAQTQRASENFNIGNERFPQEFIQAHAMVKKAAARVNHRLGLLDAQRAQWIEQAADEVIAGKFDQHFPLVIWQSGSGTQFNMNVNEVIANRAIELAGGQIGSKSPVHPNDHVNMSQSTNDTIPTSMHIASALSLKKHLLPELSALQKELERKAVEFAAIVKIGRTHLQDATPLTLGQEFSGFAAQIEMAREAIENTTDHLYELAIGGTAVGTGLNTKQGYDRLMADELSKITGLPFKVSRNKFAALAAHDAIVELSGALKTLAAALMKIANDIRWLGSGPRSGLGELILPANEPGSSIMPGKVNPTQSEMVTQVVCQVYGNDVTIGMAGSQGNFELNVFKPLMAYNILQSIRLLGDACRSFRERCISGIQPNRKKIDQNLKNSLMLVTALNRHIGYDKAAEIALKAWREDKTLKQAALELGYLSEKEFDAWVKPEEMIAPEK from the coding sequence ATGCGTAAAGAAAAAGACGCACTGGGCGAAGTTCTGGTGCCGGAAGATAAATATTACGGCGCGCAAACACAGCGGGCGTCAGAAAATTTCAACATAGGCAACGAACGTTTTCCCCAGGAGTTCATTCAGGCGCACGCCATGGTTAAAAAAGCCGCCGCACGCGTTAACCACCGCCTTGGCTTACTCGACGCGCAACGGGCTCAGTGGATCGAACAAGCCGCAGATGAGGTGATTGCCGGCAAATTCGATCAGCACTTCCCGCTGGTTATCTGGCAAAGCGGCAGCGGCACGCAGTTTAACATGAACGTCAACGAGGTGATTGCCAACAGGGCCATCGAGCTGGCCGGCGGACAGATCGGCAGCAAGTCGCCCGTGCATCCCAACGACCATGTAAACATGTCGCAATCGACCAACGACACCATTCCCACATCCATGCACATTGCCTCCGCACTCTCTTTAAAAAAGCATCTACTCCCCGAACTGAGCGCCCTGCAAAAAGAGCTGGAGCGCAAAGCAGTGGAATTTGCCGCCATTGTAAAAATCGGTCGTACTCATCTGCAGGACGCCACCCCTCTCACACTGGGTCAGGAGTTCTCCGGATTTGCGGCCCAAATCGAAATGGCGCGTGAAGCCATAGAAAATACAACCGATCATCTTTATGAACTGGCCATCGGCGGAACCGCGGTGGGCACCGGACTCAACACCAAACAGGGCTACGACCGCCTGATGGCAGATGAACTGTCTAAAATTACCGGCCTGCCCTTTAAGGTTTCACGCAATAAATTTGCCGCGCTGGCCGCGCACGACGCCATCGTGGAACTTTCCGGCGCCTTAAAAACACTGGCTGCCGCTCTGATGAAGATCGCCAACGACATCCGCTGGCTGGGCAGCGGGCCACGAAGCGGACTCGGCGAGCTCATTTTACCGGCCAACGAACCGGGAAGCTCCATCATGCCAGGTAAAGTCAATCCCACACAAAGCGAGATGGTGACCCAGGTGGTCTGCCAGGTGTACGGCAACGATGTAACCATCGGCATGGCCGGTTCTCAGGGAAACTTTGAGTTAAATGTCTTTAAACCACTCATGGCTTACAACATTCTGCAGTCCATTCGTCTGCTGGGCGACGCCTGCCGATCGTTCCGCGAGCGGTGCATTAGCGGCATCCAGCCCAATCGTAAAAAGATCGACCAGAACCTGAAAAATTCGCTCATGCTGGTTACGGCCTTAAATCGCCATATTGGCTACGACAAAGCCGCTGAAATCGCCTTAAAGGCCTGGCGGGAAGACAAAACCCTTAAACAGGCCGCGCTGGAACTGGGTTATTTGAGCGAAAAGGAGTTTGACGCCTGGGTTAAACCGGAAGAGATGATCGCGCCGGAGAAGTAA
- a CDS encoding MFS transporter produces the protein MTGQSTTIARGWLNPASRVYRFTVLFFVSMLTFGSYFAYDIIGAIAPTLIKDLGASRETVGTLYTVYSIAAIMSVLIGGFLIDKLGTRMASMIFSTLVFLGSLLVAFGGSLPLVFAGRFIFGAGSEPLVVAQSAILARWFKGKELALSFGIALTISRLGTLFSFNTGELIVHHFGGYRYALIAAMLFCLLSLISNIVYVLMDRYGEKALELEETGAEEKLVLSDVKKFGPAFWYIAMLCVLFYSAIFPFTALSTDFFVDKWGIARVAPTGGGFFNQAFNNFLHMFSTAGGISSIIIFASMVLAPFAGQLVDKVGKRATLMIFGSLLMIPSYLMMGLTHVYPAYSMLILGAAFVLVPAAMWPSVPLIVKKELVGTAFGLITFIQNIGLALFPYLNGMLRDKTHSYTASMLMFASLGLFGLFFALLLKREDRKLGGVLERP, from the coding sequence ATGACCGGTCAATCGACAACCATAGCCAGGGGATGGCTAAATCCGGCTTCTCGTGTTTATCGTTTTACTGTTTTGTTTTTTGTTTCCATGCTCACATTTGGCAGCTACTTTGCTTACGACATTATCGGAGCAATTGCGCCCACCCTTATCAAGGATCTTGGCGCCTCGCGCGAAACTGTTGGAACGCTGTACACCGTTTACAGCATTGCCGCCATAATGTCGGTGCTGATTGGCGGTTTTTTAATCGATAAATTGGGCACGCGTATGGCCAGCATGATCTTTTCCACGCTGGTTTTTTTGGGTTCGTTGCTGGTCGCTTTTGGCGGGAGCCTGCCGCTGGTTTTTGCTGGCCGCTTTATTTTTGGCGCCGGTTCGGAGCCGCTGGTCGTCGCCCAGTCGGCCATTCTTGCGCGCTGGTTTAAAGGCAAAGAGCTGGCTCTCTCCTTCGGCATTGCCTTAACCATCAGCCGTCTGGGAACGTTATTCAGCTTTAATACCGGCGAATTGATCGTTCACCACTTTGGCGGTTATCGTTATGCGCTGATTGCGGCCATGTTGTTCTGCCTGCTTTCGCTGATTTCCAATATCGTTTACGTTTTGATGGATCGTTACGGCGAAAAAGCGCTGGAGCTGGAAGAGACTGGCGCCGAAGAAAAACTGGTCTTAAGCGATGTGAAGAAATTTGGTCCGGCTTTCTGGTACATTGCCATGTTGTGCGTATTGTTTTATTCGGCCATCTTTCCATTTACCGCTCTTTCCACAGATTTCTTTGTCGATAAATGGGGTATTGCCCGCGTGGCGCCCACCGGAGGCGGATTTTTTAACCAGGCCTTTAACAACTTTCTGCACATGTTCAGCACCGCCGGCGGCATCTCTTCGATCATTATTTTCGCTTCCATGGTGCTGGCCCCTTTTGCCGGTCAGCTGGTGGATAAAGTGGGCAAACGCGCCACGTTAATGATCTTTGGCTCTCTTTTGATGATTCCCAGCTATCTCATGATGGGCTTAACCCATGTTTATCCTGCCTACTCGATGCTCATTCTTGGCGCGGCCTTTGTGCTGGTTCCGGCCGCCATGTGGCCCTCGGTGCCGCTGATCGTTAAAAAAGAACTGGTGGGCACCGCCTTTGGTTTAATTACCTTCATACAGAACATCGGCCTGGCCCTGTTCCCATATTTGAACGGCATGCTGCGCGATAAAACGCACAGCTACACGGCAAGCATGCTAATGTTTGCCAGCCTGGGATTATTTGGCCTGTTTTTTGCGCTATTACTGAAAAGAGAAGATCGAAAATTAGGTGGAGTTTTAGAAAGGCCCTGA
- a CDS encoding aldo/keto reductase produces MEYRQFDKSEQKVSRLGVGTWGMGKTMWIGADDKESKRVLHKAIDEGINFFDSALVYGMGHSEKLLGEVEKEAAADLFITTKIPPKNFRWPAKDSYKLEDCFPADHIIQITERSLRNLKRDYIDLQQFHVWSDAWAERDEWKEAILRLKKEGKVRFFGISMNDHEPTNGIKAAESGLIDAFQVIFNLFDQSPADELFPYCLKNNISVIARVPFDEGALTGNVRPETTFPKKDFRNRYFRDDRKEQVWQRVQEIMKDVADTTESLAEAALRFVISFDAVTTVIPGVRKMEHLLSNIRAVEKGALPEDLIKTLARHRWIRNFYV; encoded by the coding sequence ATGGAATACCGTCAATTTGACAAATCCGAGCAAAAAGTATCACGCCTGGGCGTGGGCACCTGGGGCATGGGTAAAACCATGTGGATTGGTGCCGACGACAAAGAATCCAAACGCGTGTTGCACAAAGCCATTGATGAGGGAATCAATTTTTTTGACTCGGCGTTGGTTTACGGGATGGGGCATAGCGAAAAGTTGTTGGGCGAAGTGGAAAAGGAGGCGGCTGCCGATCTGTTCATTACCACCAAAATCCCTCCTAAAAACTTTCGCTGGCCGGCCAAAGATTCCTATAAACTGGAAGACTGCTTTCCTGCGGATCACATCATTCAAATCACCGAACGCAGTCTGCGCAATCTTAAGCGCGATTACATCGATCTGCAACAATTTCACGTCTGGTCGGACGCCTGGGCCGAAAGGGACGAATGGAAAGAAGCCATTTTACGCCTGAAAAAAGAGGGCAAGGTGCGTTTTTTCGGCATTTCCATGAATGACCATGAACCCACCAACGGGATCAAAGCGGCTGAAAGCGGTTTAATAGATGCTTTCCAGGTGATCTTTAACCTGTTTGATCAGTCTCCTGCGGATGAACTATTCCCCTACTGCCTGAAGAACAACATCAGCGTCATCGCCCGCGTGCCGTTCGACGAAGGCGCGCTCACCGGCAATGTCCGTCCGGAAACCACCTTTCCCAAAAAGGACTTTCGCAACCGCTATTTTCGCGACGATCGAAAGGAGCAGGTCTGGCAGCGCGTTCAGGAAATCATGAAAGATGTTGCCGATACAACGGAATCCCTTGCAGAGGCGGCTTTGCGTTTTGTTATCTCTTTTGACGCCGTTACCACCGTTATCCCGGGCGTTCGTAAAATGGAACATTTACTGTCTAATATTCGGGCGGTTGAAAAAGGGGCGCTGCCCGAAGACCTGATAAAAACATTAGCCAGGCATCGCTGGATTCGTAATTTTTACGTCTAA